The Deltaproteobacteria bacterium PRO3 genome has a segment encoding these proteins:
- a CDS encoding DUF2917 domain-containing protein, giving the protein MKAWTITLGERQLWRPAFRGTAYRLRCVRGRVWATRDGDGVDYILGPGEAWEAEGEDGVLLEALTPAEIVVGPAEVMPDAPSTPTASRLSLYAAFAAVYLIWGSTYLAIHYAIETLPPFLMAGARFFLSGLILALALLARGGPRPVSADWRGAAIVGILLLAGGNGSVVWAQQSVPSGITAMLIATTPFWMIFLDRLSGGLRRISPLSALAALVGFAGVFVLLFPKGFGGMGAVPLVPALAILGAAFWWSLGSALSRFLRMPTSPWWSTALQMLCGGAFLLVLGTFRGEWAGFEPARISAASVAAWLYLIFFGSIVGYSAYLWILRHSTPTRVSTYAFVNPVVALLLGWAVAGEALGPRTLLAAALILPSVVVLIGGKEERRDRKVRGGKVREGLDSSLEPT; this is encoded by the coding sequence ATGAAGGCCTGGACGATTACCTTGGGGGAACGGCAGCTGTGGCGCCCCGCCTTTCGCGGGACGGCCTATCGGCTGCGCTGCGTCCGAGGGCGGGTCTGGGCCACCCGCGACGGGGACGGGGTGGATTATATCCTCGGTCCCGGAGAAGCCTGGGAGGCGGAAGGGGAGGACGGCGTCCTGCTGGAGGCGTTGACCCCCGCCGAGATCGTGGTAGGACCTGCCGAAGTTATGCCCGACGCCCCATCGACTCCGACCGCCTCGCGCCTCAGTCTCTACGCCGCCTTCGCGGCCGTCTACCTGATCTGGGGCTCCACCTACCTGGCCATCCATTACGCCATCGAGACCCTGCCGCCCTTCCTGATGGCCGGCGCCCGGTTTTTCCTGAGCGGGTTAATCCTCGCCTTGGCTCTCCTGGCCCGTGGTGGTCCGCGTCCCGTCTCTGCCGATTGGCGCGGCGCCGCGATCGTCGGCATTCTTTTGCTGGCCGGCGGCAACGGGAGCGTCGTCTGGGCCCAGCAAAGCGTCCCCTCAGGGATCACGGCGATGCTGATCGCGACCACGCCTTTTTGGATGATCTTCCTCGACCGGCTCAGCGGCGGCTTGAGGCGTATCTCCCCGCTCAGCGCCTTGGCGGCCCTGGTCGGATTTGCGGGGGTCTTTGTCCTCCTCTTTCCCAAGGGCTTTGGGGGAATGGGGGCGGTACCGCTCGTGCCGGCCCTGGCGATCCTCGGCGCCGCCTTTTGGTGGTCCTTGGGCTCGGCGCTCTCGCGGTTTTTGCGGATGCCGACCTCGCCGTGGTGGTCGACAGCCCTGCAGATGCTTTGCGGCGGGGCCTTTTTGCTGGTCTTGGGGACCTTCCGCGGGGAATGGGCGGGTTTCGAGCCCGCGCGCATCTCCGCCGCCTCGGTCGCGGCTTGGCTTTACCTGATCTTTTTCGGCTCCATCGTGGGCTACTCGGCCTACCTGTGGATCCTGCGGCACAGCACGCCGACCCGGGTCTCGACCTATGCCTTCGTCAACCCGGTCGTGGCCCTGTTATTGGGCTGGGCGGTGGCGGGGGAGGCCCTCGGTCCCCGGACGCTCCTGGCCGCGGCCTTGATCCTGCCGAGCGTGGTGGTCTTGATCGGAGGAAAGGAGGAGCGCCGTGATCGCAAGGTCCGAGGCGGGAAAGTTCGCGAGGGACTGGATTCCAGCTTGGAACCCACGTGA
- the htpX gene encoding protease HtpX, whose amino-acid sequence MAKRVVLFLLVNFLVVVTISVLLNLLGVRPYLNQYGLDYTSLAVFCLIWGMAGSLISLALSRQMAKWTMGVQVIDPQSPDPAEQRLLQTVYQLAQSAGLRDMPEVGVYDSPELNAFATGPTKSRSLVAVSTGLLRSMDRDEVEGVLGHEISHIANGDMVTMTLLQGVVNAFVMFLSRVIAYAVSAALRGDRDDRGISYGVFFLVQIVLEIFFMILGSLVVAWFSRYREYRADAGGALLAGRQKMVSALQALQRAYDVVDPHKHPSIQTMQISGHGKGFLKLFSSHPPLEDRIRRLQEAA is encoded by the coding sequence ATGGCTAAACGGGTGGTGCTGTTTCTCTTGGTCAACTTCTTGGTGGTGGTGACCATCTCGGTCCTCCTCAACCTGCTCGGAGTCCGGCCCTACCTCAACCAATACGGCCTCGACTACACCTCCCTCGCCGTCTTCTGCCTGATCTGGGGCATGGCCGGTTCGCTTATCTCTCTGGCGCTGTCCCGGCAGATGGCCAAATGGACCATGGGCGTCCAGGTGATCGACCCGCAAAGCCCGGACCCCGCTGAACAAAGGCTGTTGCAAACCGTCTACCAATTGGCGCAGAGCGCCGGCCTGCGCGACATGCCCGAGGTCGGCGTCTACGACTCGCCCGAGCTCAACGCCTTCGCCACCGGCCCCACCAAGTCCCGCTCCCTGGTCGCCGTCTCCACCGGCCTGCTGCGCAGCATGGACCGCGACGAGGTCGAGGGGGTGCTGGGCCACGAGATCTCGCACATCGCCAACGGCGACATGGTGACGATGACCCTGCTCCAGGGCGTGGTCAACGCCTTCGTGATGTTCCTCTCGCGGGTGATCGCCTACGCGGTCTCCGCCGCCCTGCGGGGCGACCGCGACGACCGCGGCATCTCCTACGGAGTCTTTTTTCTGGTGCAGATCGTCCTCGAGATCTTCTTCATGATCCTCGGATCCCTGGTGGTGGCCTGGTTCTCGCGCTACCGCGAGTACCGCGCCGACGCGGGCGGGGCCCTGCTGGCGGGCCGCCAAAAGATGGTCTCGGCCCTCCAGGCCCTGCAGCGGGCCTACGACGTCGTCGACCCGCACAAACACCCCTCGATCCAGACGATGCAGATCTCCGGGCACGGCAAGGGCTTTCTCAAGCTCTTCTCCTCGCACCCCCCGCTCGAAGACCGCATCCGCAGGCTTCAAGAGGCCGCCTGA
- the sixA gene encoding phosphohistidine phosphatase SixA, whose product MQLWLIRHGECETNAASDEARLLTPRGLEDVAKVAARAAAEASAAPQAMLSSPFRRAQQTAEAFQAQWGLEIETASWLLPLSGVAAALEALRKRPEEGIVLVGHMPNLGLLLAALLWGLPPREAVLPRAAAALLELPAWEPGAAKLKLFIKPEEIP is encoded by the coding sequence ATGCAGCTCTGGTTGATCCGGCATGGGGAGTGCGAGACGAACGCCGCCAGCGACGAGGCGAGGCTCTTGACGCCGCGGGGCCTCGAGGATGTCGCGAAGGTGGCGGCCCGAGCGGCCGCCGAGGCGTCGGCGGCTCCCCAGGCCATGCTCAGCAGCCCCTTCCGCCGGGCCCAACAGACGGCCGAGGCCTTCCAGGCGCAATGGGGTCTCGAGATCGAGACCGCATCCTGGCTCCTGCCGCTGTCGGGGGTCGCCGCCGCCTTGGAAGCGCTCCGCAAGCGGCCGGAAGAGGGGATCGTCCTCGTGGGGCACATGCCCAACCTGGGACTGCTGCTCGCGGCCTTGCTTTGGGGCCTGCCGCCGCGCGAGGCGGTGCTGCCCCGCGCCGCCGCGGCGCTCTTGGAGCTCCCCGCCTGGGAGCCCGGGGCCGCCAAGCTGAAACTTTTCATCAAACCCGAGGAGATCCCATGA
- a CDS encoding DUF4442 domain-containing protein: protein MELGPRGLRLLLNLYPPYLFTRTKVKSISPDWRECVVELKKSLLTRNYVGTAFGGSLFAATDPFYMLMLIKILGIQDYIVWDKAAEIHYQRPARSTVTYRFVITDEALAAIRRDLESTGKSLPRFEVKGIDREGHTCVTVVKTLYIRKKDRGGRSTDDEAPG, encoded by the coding sequence ATGGAACTCGGTCCGCGCGGCCTGCGCCTTCTGCTCAACCTCTATCCGCCGTATCTCTTCACCCGGACCAAGGTGAAGTCGATCTCCCCCGATTGGCGCGAATGCGTCGTCGAGCTGAAGAAAAGCCTGCTCACCCGCAACTACGTAGGCACCGCCTTCGGCGGCAGCCTCTTCGCCGCCACCGACCCCTTCTACATGCTGATGCTGATCAAGATCCTGGGCATCCAGGACTACATCGTCTGGGACAAGGCTGCCGAGATCCACTACCAAAGGCCGGCGCGCTCGACGGTGACCTACCGCTTCGTCATCACCGACGAGGCACTCGCCGCGATCCGCCGCGACTTGGAGAGCACGGGCAAATCCCTGCCGAGATTCGAGGTGAAGGGAATCGACCGCGAGGGACACACCTGCGTGACCGTCGTCAAGACGCTCTACATTCGGAAGAAAGACCGCGGGGGCCGGTCTACGGACGACGAGGCACCGGGATAA
- a CDS encoding cytochrome c, giving the protein MSFRKMLPLLFLLGACSVASSPQDAATPAVEGARLFKAKGCTTCHTLGEGVKVGPDLQGLFSRRDEAWIRRYIADPVTMVEQDPIARELKAQYKIQMPKMMISPAEMDQLLAYLREAGAPTKP; this is encoded by the coding sequence ATGTCTTTCCGGAAAATGCTCCCGCTTCTTTTCCTGCTCGGCGCCTGCAGCGTCGCCTCCTCGCCGCAGGACGCCGCCACGCCCGCCGTCGAGGGGGCTAGGCTCTTCAAGGCCAAGGGTTGCACCACCTGCCACACGCTCGGCGAGGGGGTGAAGGTCGGGCCCGACCTCCAGGGCCTTTTCTCCCGCCGGGACGAGGCCTGGATCCGGCGTTACATCGCCGACCCGGTGACCATGGTGGAGCAGGACCCCATCGCCCGCGAGCTCAAGGCCCAATATAAGATCCAGATGCCCAAGATGATGATCTCTCCCGCCGAGATGGACCAGCTGCTGGCCTACCTCCGCGAGGCCG